One window of Terriglobales bacterium genomic DNA carries:
- a CDS encoding DUF3179 domain-containing (seleno)protein: MLLTCSAPPCLRGSSRACMTAREPGESQKPMKRALFALLVVASLAVVLIPAWIIRPFRGQSPEALTLALTLRTWAPLVTVVTGLAALILAFGLLRGSRWPRKALVTVGVLLVVASAALARFNYFERVFFRPITTPQFESAAQVKLDSDEMVLAVRSGAQARAYPIRAMAYHHLVNDTLGGVPLVATYUTLCHTGLVWKRTVGGRTLSFHLAGINNQNFLMRDAETGTWWQQVSGKALFGPLAGQQLEFMRSDEL, encoded by the coding sequence ATGCTTTTGACTTGCTCCGCGCCTCCGTGCCTCCGTGGTTCAAGCCGAGCTTGCATGACGGCCAGAGAACCGGGAGAATCACAGAAGCCCATGAAACGCGCCCTCTTCGCGCTGCTGGTCGTGGCAAGTCTCGCCGTGGTGCTCATCCCGGCGTGGATCATCCGGCCATTCCGCGGCCAGTCGCCGGAGGCCCTGACGCTGGCGCTCACGCTGCGCACCTGGGCGCCGCTGGTAACCGTCGTGACCGGCCTCGCCGCCCTGATCCTGGCGTTCGGGCTCTTGCGTGGCTCGCGCTGGCCGCGGAAGGCGCTGGTCACCGTGGGAGTGCTGCTGGTGGTCGCCTCCGCCGCGCTGGCGCGCTTCAATTACTTCGAGCGCGTCTTCTTCCGGCCCATCACCACCCCGCAGTTCGAGAGCGCGGCGCAGGTCAAGCTCGATTCCGACGAGATGGTGCTGGCGGTGCGCAGCGGCGCCCAGGCCCGCGCCTATCCCATCCGCGCCATGGCCTACCACCACCTGGTCAACGACACGCTGGGAGGCGTGCCGCTGGTCGCCACTTATTGAACGCTGTGCCACACCGGTCTGGTGTGGAAACGGACGGTCGGGGGAAGGACGCTCAGCTTTCACCTGGCCGGCATCAACAACCAGAACTTCCTCATGCGCGACGCGGAGACCGGCACCTGGTGGCAGCAGGTCTCGGGCAAGGCCCTGTTCGGACCGCTCGCCGGCCAGCAGCTCGAATTCATGCGCAGCGACGAGCTG